Proteins found in one Vallitalea guaymasensis genomic segment:
- a CDS encoding desulfoferrodoxin — translation MTKKLEIYKCPHCGNIVEVFVGNGAPIVCCGEKMQLLEEQTADTSKEKHVPFIEEIENGYKVRIGENQAHPMTEKHHIMWIELVADSHIYRKELTPDDEPEATFIVPKTDNVFAREYCNIHGLWRKN, via the coding sequence ATGACAAAAAAACTAGAAATCTATAAATGTCCACATTGTGGAAACATTGTTGAGGTTTTTGTAGGAAATGGCGCGCCAATAGTATGTTGTGGTGAAAAAATGCAATTATTAGAAGAACAGACAGCTGATACTTCTAAAGAGAAACATGTACCATTTATTGAAGAGATAGAGAACGGTTATAAAGTTAGAATTGGAGAAAATCAAGCTCATCCAATGACTGAAAAACATCATATAATGTGGATAGAATTAGTTGCAGACTCTCATATATATAGAAAAGAATTAACTCCTGATGACGAACCAGAAGCCACATTCATAGTACCAAAAACAGATAATGTTTTTGCAAGAGAATATTGTAATATCCATGGATTATGGAGAAAAAATTAA
- a CDS encoding DUF6870 family protein, with protein sequence MSQREKSPPAKDDFNTKDVIDIDTVTINKELPIKQRNMEYLKQIKNPDRYIYHNRLVIKKYNQSGVKFKKALENIIKLKVEKSY encoded by the coding sequence ATGAGTCAAAGAGAAAAATCACCACCAGCAAAAGATGATTTTAATACTAAAGATGTTATTGACATAGATACTGTTACAATTAATAAAGAATTACCTATAAAACAACGAAACATGGAATATTTAAAGCAGATAAAAAACCCTGATAGATATATTTATCATAATAGATTGGTCATAAAAAAATATAATCAATCAGGAGTGAAATTTAAAAAAGCATTAGAGAATATAATCAAATTAAAAGTTGAGAAATCATATTGA
- a CDS encoding MFS transporter encodes MQRLMKLIEPYRGLKREIYIIFIAKTVNAMGAFVFPFLTLLLNNKIGLSESETGTFIAISGLLFIPSSLIGGKLSDIIGRKKLIVIFETLGILCYGACCFIQPTMLMAYLLLLSGILFGIAGPAHDAMTADLTTPEEREGAYSLNYLGFNFGYAIAMLFAGTLFEYNLKLFFLLDVVTGLIGITLIGLFVSETLHNSSKEISQDRELEKKEEGSILDVLFSRPILIAFALALFGYRFVYSQWSFMLPLHAKDNFPADGAALYGALGTFNAIIVVVLTPVLTSLFSKKTNVKRVFYAGILFTIGFGMLGFISTRVAFFTSVFIFTLGEILEAISVMPFIMNHTPATHRGRMSSVLPITMGLGFTVGPLIMGHVLEATSFSIAWKICALIVGVSTLWMIRINKNEIKSRVDEEEAVVAN; translated from the coding sequence ATGCAGAGGTTAATGAAATTAATAGAACCATATCGAGGATTAAAAAGAGAAATATATATTATATTTATCGCAAAAACTGTCAATGCAATGGGAGCGTTTGTCTTTCCATTTCTAACATTATTATTAAACAATAAAATAGGTTTATCAGAAAGTGAAACAGGAACTTTTATAGCCATTAGCGGGTTGTTATTTATACCCTCAAGTTTAATTGGAGGAAAGCTATCGGATATCATAGGGAGAAAGAAGCTTATAGTTATTTTTGAGACATTAGGCATATTATGCTATGGTGCTTGTTGCTTTATACAGCCTACCATGTTAATGGCTTATTTGCTATTATTATCCGGAATATTATTTGGTATAGCTGGACCAGCTCATGATGCAATGACTGCTGATTTAACTACTCCGGAAGAGAGAGAAGGGGCATATTCACTTAACTATTTAGGGTTTAACTTTGGCTATGCTATAGCTATGCTATTTGCAGGAACTTTATTTGAATATAATCTAAAACTGTTTTTTCTATTAGATGTTGTAACTGGTTTAATTGGAATAACACTTATAGGATTATTTGTTAGTGAGACTCTACATAATAGTAGTAAAGAGATATCACAAGATCGTGAATTAGAAAAGAAAGAAGAAGGATCTATACTGGACGTATTATTCTCTAGACCAATATTAATCGCATTTGCATTAGCACTTTTTGGTTATAGATTCGTATATTCTCAATGGTCCTTCATGTTGCCATTACATGCAAAAGATAATTTTCCCGCTGATGGAGCAGCTTTGTATGGTGCTTTAGGGACTTTTAACGCAATTATTGTTGTTGTATTAACACCTGTGCTGACTTCATTATTTAGTAAAAAAACTAATGTAAAAAGAGTATTCTATGCAGGTATATTATTTACTATAGGATTTGGTATGTTAGGGTTTATTTCAACGAGAGTAGCATTCTTCACTTCAGTGTTTATATTTACTCTAGGAGAAATACTTGAAGCTATAAGTGTAATGCCGTTTATTATGAATCATACTCCTGCTACTCATAGAGGAAGGATGAGTTCAGTTTTACCTATAACTATGGGATTAGGTTTTACAGTAGGACCACTAATAATGGGACATGTTCTTGAAGCAACGAGTTTTTCTATTGCTTGGAAGATATGTGCTTTGATTGTAGGTGTATCCACATTGTGGATGATAAGAATAAACAAGAATGAGATTAAAAGCAGAGTAGATGAAGAAGAAGCTGTTGTTGCTAATTGA
- a CDS encoding recombinase family protein, with product MGRKGKYNNICTPAKDEWKVGLYVRLSREDDDKKDESNSITNQKLLLEKFMEADEEFKLIKIYQDDGKTGTNFNREGFQQMMTDIRAGKINCVIVKDSSRLARDYAGAGDLVEKQLKELGVRFIAVNDGIDTFGENNYSNDMMPFRFVFNEMYAADISKKVRSSLDIKRRKGEFIGAFAPYGYIKDPGEKNKLLIDDKAAKVIRKIFNFYIQGYNQLTIAKMLNEQGIPCPSEYKKRKGLKYKNCNRLKATVYWTYSTIHRILNNEVYIGHMVQKKSEKISFKIDKRITKPEEEQIIVYNTHEPIIDLHTWEKTQIKLTKDTRISNKNKQISLFAGFLKCNDCGRAMHRKKGKKGKYYYVCGTYKTYGKKQCSSHMIKEDELIEILLKDIQRELVLELMKEEIIELINQNSYICTKNERGQIYLNKLENIREKYSKRILEAYEDFKEELLTKDQYLSIKDKYDKLEFEIDQEIIQIKEKIKYSKDNEVINNIWLEQLKEGKISELNREVLEELLDEIVVYEDGTIEIHYYYSSIMQDIIKEQTGGI from the coding sequence TTGGGTAGGAAAGGTAAATATAATAATATTTGTACACCTGCCAAAGATGAATGGAAAGTAGGGCTATATGTAAGACTTTCAAGAGAGGATGATGATAAAAAAGATGAGAGTAATAGTATTACTAATCAAAAATTATTATTAGAAAAATTCATGGAAGCTGATGAAGAATTTAAGCTTATTAAAATATATCAAGACGATGGAAAAACAGGGACAAATTTTAATCGTGAAGGTTTTCAACAGATGATGACAGATATTAGAGCAGGAAAGATCAATTGTGTTATTGTTAAAGATAGTTCAAGATTAGCAAGAGACTATGCGGGAGCTGGAGACCTAGTTGAGAAACAGTTAAAAGAATTAGGTGTCCGTTTTATTGCTGTTAATGATGGTATTGATACTTTTGGTGAAAACAATTATAGTAATGACATGATGCCTTTTAGATTTGTTTTTAATGAAATGTATGCAGCTGATATTTCTAAGAAGGTACGTTCATCATTAGATATAAAAAGAAGAAAAGGCGAATTTATTGGAGCTTTTGCACCTTATGGATATATAAAAGATCCAGGAGAAAAAAACAAATTGCTAATTGATGATAAAGCAGCTAAAGTAATTAGAAAAATATTTAATTTTTATATACAAGGATACAACCAATTAACTATAGCAAAAATGTTAAATGAACAAGGAATTCCATGTCCAAGCGAATATAAAAAAAGAAAAGGGTTAAAGTATAAAAATTGTAATCGATTAAAAGCCACTGTATATTGGACCTATTCAACTATTCATAGGATATTAAATAATGAGGTATATATTGGTCATATGGTTCAAAAGAAATCAGAAAAAATAAGTTTTAAGATTGATAAAAGGATAACCAAACCAGAAGAAGAACAGATTATCGTATATAATACTCATGAACCTATCATTGATTTACATACATGGGAAAAGACACAAATCAAATTAACCAAAGATACTAGAATATCAAATAAAAACAAACAAATATCACTATTTGCAGGATTTCTAAAATGTAATGATTGTGGTAGAGCAATGCATAGGAAAAAAGGTAAGAAAGGTAAGTATTATTATGTTTGTGGTACATATAAAACATATGGGAAAAAGCAATGCAGTAGCCATATGATAAAGGAAGATGAACTAATAGAAATATTATTGAAGGATATTCAAAGAGAATTGGTACTTGAGCTTATGAAGGAAGAAATTATTGAACTAATTAATCAAAACTCATATATTTGTACAAAAAATGAAAGAGGTCAAATATACCTTAATAAATTAGAAAATATAAGGGAAAAGTATTCAAAAAGGATTTTAGAAGCTTATGAAGATTTTAAAGAAGAACTTTTGACTAAAGATCAATATTTATCTATAAAAGATAAATATGATAAGTTGGAATTTGAAATTGATCAGGAGATTATACAAATTAAAGAAAAGATAAAGTATAGTAAAGATAATGAAGTGATTAATAATATATGGTTAGAACAATTAAAAGAAGGTAAAATATCAGAATTAAATAGAGAAGTATTAGAAGAATTGTTAGATGAGATTGTTGTTTATGAAGATGGAACAATAGAAATTCATTATTATTATAGTAGTATAATGCAAGATATTATTAAAGAACAAACAGGGGGGATTTGA
- a CDS encoding alkaline phosphatase family protein, translating into MNKYNKHIIVISIDALNALDFNYIKDLPTFKSYISEGSYVRNMYSIYPSLTYPCHTSIITGTYPNKHGIVSNKKCQPERYKKPEWYWYEKSIKVPTIFDYAKKQGYTCASILWPVMAGATITYNMPELWPIEPGCFISNYIKNSSRNLIIPALKNAKLSCSAQPTLDNIADDISNYLILKKQPNLLFIHFTQLDYTMHRLGTSATKIQCILNTMDSRIEGLINSTKKANIYDQTDFIILGDHGMNNYKYYICMNSFFKENKLIITNDRNRIISWKAFCNACGGSAQICIKNEGDKQLYKKVYAQLLELQSNPESGIKKVYTSEETNRLFHLDNSFQFVLEAKDGYVFNNHICNQLIIPRTKLSRPHIADHGFLPTHPNMRTLLFAKGNNINNTYIPQATLVDVAPTIAKIMNIPMKNIDGKCLDSLLKH; encoded by the coding sequence ATGAACAAATATAATAAGCATATCATAGTCATTAGTATCGATGCATTAAATGCTCTCGATTTTAATTATATAAAAGACTTGCCTACTTTTAAATCATACATCTCAGAAGGCTCTTATGTAAGAAATATGTATAGTATATATCCTAGCTTAACATATCCCTGCCACACTTCCATAATAACCGGTACATATCCCAATAAACATGGTATTGTATCCAATAAAAAATGTCAGCCAGAGAGATATAAGAAACCAGAATGGTATTGGTATGAAAAATCCATAAAAGTTCCAACTATATTTGACTATGCAAAGAAACAGGGATATACATGTGCTTCTATATTATGGCCAGTAATGGCTGGTGCTACAATAACATATAACATGCCCGAATTATGGCCTATAGAACCAGGTTGTTTTATAAGTAATTATATAAAAAACAGTAGTAGAAATCTTATTATTCCTGCATTAAAAAATGCAAAATTAAGTTGTTCAGCTCAACCCACCTTGGATAACATAGCTGATGATATTTCCAACTATCTGATCTTAAAAAAACAGCCAAATCTATTATTCATTCATTTCACTCAGTTGGATTACACTATGCATAGACTTGGTACTAGCGCAACTAAAATCCAATGTATATTAAATACTATGGATTCTCGTATAGAAGGACTTATTAACTCTACTAAAAAGGCTAATATATATGATCAAACAGACTTCATAATATTAGGTGATCATGGTATGAATAATTACAAATATTATATATGTATGAATTCTTTTTTCAAAGAAAACAAACTGATAATAACAAATGATAGAAATAGAATCATATCTTGGAAAGCATTCTGTAACGCATGTGGTGGTTCTGCACAGATATGTATCAAAAATGAAGGAGATAAACAATTATACAAAAAGGTTTATGCTCAATTATTAGAATTACAATCTAATCCAGAAAGTGGAATAAAGAAAGTATATACAAGTGAAGAAACTAATAGATTATTCCACCTAGATAATAGTTTTCAGTTTGTTCTAGAAGCTAAGGATGGCTATGTCTTCAATAATCACATATGCAATCAATTAATAATCCCTAGAACCAAATTATCAAGACCCCATATAGCTGACCATGGATTTTTACCTACTCATCCTAATATGAGAACACTTCTTTTTGCCAAAGGTAATAACATCAATAACACATATATACCACAAGCTACACTAGTTGATGTAGCGCCAACCATAGCTAAGATAATGAATATACCTATGAAAAATATTGATGGTAAATGTTTGGATTCTCTTTTAAAACACTAA
- the rbr gene encoding rubrerythrin: protein MVMKSLKGTRTAENLLKAFAGESQARNRYTFYASIAKKEGYVQISNIFYETADNEKEHAKRFFKFLKQDYKHEAIEITAGFPITLGDTKDNLLAAANGENEEWSDLYPAFAEVAREEGFENIAVVFEKIGSVEKHHEERYRKLLSNIGDGSVFKKEEKTLWKCDNCGYIHEGDSAPQVCPACAHPQSYFELLCDNF from the coding sequence ATTGTAATGAAATCATTAAAGGGAACAAGAACAGCTGAGAATCTTTTAAAAGCTTTTGCTGGCGAATCACAAGCAAGAAACAGATATACTTTCTATGCATCAATTGCTAAAAAAGAAGGATATGTACAAATATCCAATATATTTTATGAAACAGCAGACAATGAGAAAGAACATGCAAAGAGATTTTTTAAGTTTCTGAAACAAGATTATAAACATGAAGCAATTGAAATAACTGCAGGTTTTCCTATTACTCTTGGAGATACAAAAGATAATCTGTTAGCTGCTGCCAATGGAGAAAATGAAGAATGGTCTGATTTATACCCAGCATTTGCAGAAGTAGCAAGAGAAGAAGGATTTGAAAATATTGCAGTTGTATTTGAGAAGATTGGTTCTGTAGAGAAGCATCATGAAGAAAGATATAGAAAATTATTAAGTAATATTGGAGACGGCAGTGTTTTCAAAAAAGAAGAAAAAACTTTATGGAAATGCGATAATTGTGGCTATATACACGAAGGAGATAGCGCACCTCAGGTATGTCCAGCATGTGCACATCCACAATCATATTTTGAACTTTTATGTGATAATTTTTAA
- a CDS encoding spore germination protein has translation MDKKIFRESSLTGVLKKDIKRYQDIFKDDETFEFRFIDNQDCSIRCGIVYLSPLIDKNIINNNLISPIMKSDIEKNIKNEDIIDFIKYKIINILTVKKTSDEQTIILNILQGNTVIFLNGILEALVVDTKGGQVRDIKEPEGESVIRGSREGFNESLETNISLIRRKIISSQLKFSYREVGNVTKTKICICYLDNIVSKQILEELNKRLSTIKIDGVLESGYIEELIRDHSKLPFNTVGNTEKPDVVAAKLLEGRIAILCDGTPFVLTIPFLFLENIQNVEDYNNNYIYGSFNRLIRILGFFLATSVPAIYLAVLTYHQEMVPTQLLLSIAASRESVPLPIFIEAVIMLLIFDILKEASTRMPKTLGQTVSIIGALVLGEAAVQAKIVSPSMVIIVATTGICSYLLPKIFMPILILRYIFMIAASVIGLYGYLFAAICVSFYLTSMKSFGVNYMSKFIKIDKKSLYDTSIRYPFWYMQKKDKFNIKNLLNK, from the coding sequence ATGGATAAAAAGATATTTAGAGAATCAAGTCTTACAGGAGTTTTGAAAAAAGATATTAAGCGTTACCAAGATATTTTTAAGGATGATGAAACTTTTGAATTTCGATTTATTGATAATCAAGATTGTAGTATTAGATGTGGTATTGTTTATTTAAGTCCTCTTATAGATAAAAATATAATAAACAATAATTTGATTTCACCAATAATGAAAAGTGATATAGAAAAGAATATAAAAAATGAAGATATAATTGATTTTATTAAATATAAGATAATAAACATCCTCACTGTAAAGAAAACATCAGATGAACAAACGATTATACTAAATATATTACAAGGTAATACTGTTATATTTCTTAATGGTATTCTAGAAGCATTAGTAGTAGATACAAAAGGTGGACAAGTAAGAGATATTAAAGAACCAGAGGGAGAAAGCGTTATTAGAGGATCCAGAGAAGGGTTCAATGAATCTCTAGAAACGAATATATCATTGATAAGGAGAAAAATAATATCTTCACAGTTGAAATTTAGTTATAGGGAAGTAGGAAATGTAACTAAAACCAAAATCTGTATTTGTTATTTAGATAATATAGTATCTAAACAAATACTTGAAGAATTGAATAAAAGATTATCTACTATAAAAATAGATGGTGTTCTTGAATCAGGCTATATCGAAGAATTAATAAGAGACCACTCAAAATTACCTTTTAACACAGTAGGCAATACAGAAAAACCTGATGTGGTAGCAGCAAAATTGTTAGAAGGCAGGATAGCCATTCTGTGTGATGGTACCCCTTTTGTATTAACTATACCTTTTTTGTTTCTGGAAAATATTCAAAATGTAGAAGACTATAATAATAATTATATCTATGGTTCATTCAATAGGCTTATCAGGATTTTAGGGTTTTTTCTTGCTACTTCAGTACCAGCTATTTACTTAGCTGTATTAACGTATCATCAAGAAATGGTACCTACTCAATTATTATTAAGTATTGCAGCTTCTAGAGAATCAGTACCATTACCTATCTTTATCGAAGCAGTTATTATGTTATTGATATTTGATATTTTAAAAGAGGCATCTACGAGAATGCCTAAGACACTAGGGCAAACTGTTAGTATAATTGGAGCATTAGTATTAGGAGAGGCGGCAGTGCAGGCTAAAATTGTAAGTCCATCAATGGTAATTATTGTTGCTACAACTGGGATTTGTAGTTATCTATTACCTAAAATATTTATGCCAATATTAATATTGAGATATATTTTTATGATAGCAGCTTCTGTAATAGGGTTATATGGGTATTTATTTGCAGCTATTTGTGTTTCTTTTTATCTAACATCAATGAAATCCTTTGGAGTTAATTATATGTCAAAATTCATTAAAATAGACAAAAAATCTCTGTATGATACTAGTATTAGGTACCCCTTTTGGTACATGCAAAAAAAAGATAAATTTAATATTAAAAATCTATTGAATAAATAA
- a CDS encoding GerAB/ArcD/ProY family transporter, with protein sequence MNKDTVTTKQAVSLIILTFLSSSIVAFPGINAGKDAWIVKIIAVLIALIFTFIYEQLMHIFPKKNLYEILIEVFGKVIGNIVIMLYTIYFFILGSLVLRRFGDMVNVVSIPETPMILPVFLMLLVCILISKYGVEIIGRWSETTMLLFAGALSLIIIFLVKDMRINNLRPVLFNGIKPVLKEIPLAFAFPYGEVVLFTTIFTNIKGKGKSKIYTIGILISGFLGVILYLTTLLVIGETLAKQAYFPILTTVSHINVGKFIQRIDIIAPLLFILGGVIKVSICIIATSKGIAKIFSYKTYDFIIAPVALMMFNVFIINFKSIFEATKWIDYIFPVYSLPFQVIIPILLYIIALVRKKLADNRGDKKADDNVLEYDS encoded by the coding sequence ATGAATAAGGATACTGTAACTACAAAACAAGCTGTAAGTCTAATTATACTAACTTTCTTAAGCAGTTCAATTGTTGCTTTTCCAGGAATAAATGCAGGGAAAGATGCATGGATAGTTAAAATCATAGCTGTACTTATAGCATTAATATTCACATTTATATATGAACAGTTAATGCACATTTTCCCCAAGAAAAATCTGTATGAAATACTTATTGAAGTGTTTGGAAAAGTAATAGGGAATATAGTTATCATGTTATATACGATTTATTTTTTTATTTTAGGTTCTTTGGTGTTAAGGAGATTTGGGGATATGGTTAATGTAGTATCTATACCAGAAACACCTATGATATTACCTGTATTTTTGATGCTTTTAGTTTGTATATTAATATCAAAATACGGTGTTGAGATTATAGGAAGATGGTCTGAAACTACAATGCTTTTGTTTGCAGGTGCATTAAGTCTAATAATCATATTTTTGGTAAAAGATATGCGAATTAATAATCTAAGACCTGTACTATTTAATGGTATAAAACCAGTTTTAAAAGAAATTCCCTTGGCTTTTGCTTTTCCTTATGGCGAAGTTGTTCTTTTTACTACAATATTTACTAACATAAAAGGAAAAGGTAAATCTAAGATATATACTATTGGGATACTTATATCAGGTTTTTTGGGGGTAATATTATACTTAACTACCTTATTAGTTATAGGAGAGACTCTAGCTAAACAAGCATATTTCCCAATTCTTACTACGGTTAGTCACATTAATGTAGGGAAGTTTATTCAAAGAATAGATATTATAGCCCCGTTGTTATTTATTTTAGGAGGGGTAATAAAGGTAAGTATATGTATTATAGCAACAAGTAAAGGGATTGCAAAAATATTTAGTTATAAAACTTATGATTTCATAATAGCTCCTGTTGCACTTATGATGTTTAATGTTTTTATTATAAATTTTAAAAGCATTTTTGAAGCTACAAAATGGATTGATTATATATTTCCTGTTTATTCTTTACCATTTCAAGTTATTATTCCAATATTACTGTATATAATTGCATTAGTAAGAAAAAAATTAGCCGATAATAGAGGGGACAAAAAGGCTGATGATAATGTATTAGAGTATGATTCTTAG
- a CDS encoding biotin transporter BioY translates to MKLQLREMIMIGIFAALMVVGAKLSIPTPFGVPLTFQLFFSIYAGLLLGAKAGFLSQLIYILLGLVGLPVFTMGGGIAYIFNPTFGYIIGFAVAPLIVGALLNNKKNINFIKVLGISIVGFAAIYIIGNVYLYFIKDLYLNKPASLVGIFKSMIPFMVKDFILVIIAAYSSTIIIPILRKSGVMNGVCKNNI, encoded by the coding sequence ATGAAATTACAACTTAGAGAAATGATTATGATTGGTATTTTTGCAGCGTTAATGGTAGTTGGAGCTAAGTTAAGTATACCTACACCTTTTGGTGTGCCTTTAACATTTCAACTGTTTTTCAGTATTTATGCAGGGCTTTTATTAGGAGCTAAAGCAGGTTTTTTATCTCAATTAATATACATACTCTTAGGTCTTGTAGGACTTCCCGTATTTACTATGGGAGGGGGAATAGCTTATATTTTCAACCCTACTTTTGGTTATATTATAGGATTTGCTGTTGCTCCATTGATAGTAGGTGCATTATTGAACAATAAAAAGAATATTAATTTTATTAAAGTTTTAGGTATATCTATAGTTGGATTTGCAGCAATTTATATCATTGGTAATGTGTATCTTTATTTTATAAAAGATTTATATCTTAATAAACCAGCTTCACTAGTCGGTATTTTTAAATCAATGATACCTTTTATGGTAAAAGATTTTATTCTAGTTATTATAGCTGCTTATTCTTCAACCATTATAATTCCTATTCTAAGAAAGTCTGGAGTTATGAATGGAGTCTGCAAAAACAATATTTAA
- a CDS encoding Ger(x)C family spore germination protein → MKKLKKIFLILIIVTNTNILTGCWNYKETNDMGIVAGVAIDKDKHNNKYILTTEIISFTSEGGGNTITSDIYITEGVTPFDSVRDILIQKSEKPYWTHTKIIIFSKDIAEDDIVSIVDYLYRDAEIRGDIKFLISKEDTAGEILNIKTKKDNDIISFSINQAIEFQKSVAKYPVITMWEFITSLGTDGSSPIVTSIDKELLNGKERFRVFGGYAFKGDKLVGWLNSNECKSALWVTNKIKGGLVQVEGVVNGNKYKNDLEIFKSKTKIKPIIKDNKVALNINVDIDVGIAAINGDINFMQKDNMKILQKDGEQYVKKSIECIINKAQNIFKSDIFGFSDIIQREMPKEWKKIKPYWSSIFQSLDTNVNVKININNAALNSEIIKVGESK, encoded by the coding sequence ATGAAGAAACTTAAAAAAATATTCCTTATACTTATTATTGTAACAAATACTAATATTTTAACAGGATGTTGGAATTATAAAGAGACTAATGATATGGGGATAGTTGCAGGTGTAGCAATAGATAAAGACAAGCATAACAATAAATATATACTTACAACAGAAATTATAAGTTTTACATCTGAAGGTGGTGGAAATACTATAACTTCTGATATTTATATTACCGAAGGGGTAACACCATTTGATTCGGTTAGAGATATTTTAATACAAAAAAGTGAAAAGCCATATTGGACTCATACAAAGATTATTATTTTCAGTAAGGATATTGCAGAGGATGATATAGTATCTATTGTTGATTATTTGTATAGAGATGCAGAAATAAGAGGTGATATTAAGTTCCTCATTTCCAAAGAAGATACAGCAGGAGAAATATTGAATATTAAGACTAAAAAAGATAACGATATTATATCCTTCAGTATTAATCAAGCGATAGAATTTCAGAAGAGTGTAGCAAAATATCCAGTGATAACAATGTGGGAATTTATAACTTCTTTAGGAACAGATGGTTCTTCACCTATAGTTACATCTATTGATAAGGAATTACTAAATGGAAAAGAAAGATTTAGAGTATTTGGGGGATACGCTTTCAAGGGAGATAAATTAGTAGGTTGGTTAAATAGTAATGAGTGCAAAAGCGCTTTATGGGTAACCAACAAAATTAAAGGTGGATTAGTACAGGTAGAAGGTGTAGTAAATGGTAATAAATATAAAAATGATTTGGAAATATTCAAAAGCAAAACCAAAATTAAGCCAATCATTAAAGATAATAAAGTAGCTTTAAATATTAATGTTGATATAGATGTTGGAATAGCTGCTATAAATGGAGATATCAATTTTATGCAAAAAGACAATATGAAGATATTACAGAAAGATGGAGAACAGTATGTGAAAAAATCTATAGAGTGTATTATTAATAAGGCACAAAATATATTTAAAAGTGATATTTTTGGATTTTCTGATATTATACAAAGAGAAATGCCAAAGGAATGGAAAAAAATTAAACCCTATTGGAGTTCTATTTTTCAGAGTCTAGATACTAATGTAAATGTGAAAATTAATATAAATAATGCTGCCTTGAACTCTGAAATTATTAAGGTGGGAGAATCGAAATGA
- a CDS encoding aldo/keto reductase produces the protein MMKKLILNNGVEIPQLGFGTFRAKDDEAYQNVKCALENGYRHIDTAVAYGNEESVGRAIKDSGIDRGDIFVTTKLWNDDQGYEETKAAFTDSLNKLQLDYVDLYLIHWPKGYDKARASWRAMEELYEEGKIRAIGVSNFNIHHLDDLLKTARIMPVVNQVECHVGLQNRVLQDYCKKFGIYLEAYAPLMSSNIGELLNNEHMIEIAKKYGKTVPQVAIRFLLERNIIPLPKSSTPERIASNKDVFDFTLTKEDMDIIATLNNGRKLFPEPDNINF, from the coding sequence ATGATGAAAAAGTTGATTTTGAATAATGGTGTGGAAATACCACAATTAGGATTTGGTACATTTCGTGCTAAAGATGATGAAGCTTACCAAAATGTAAAATGTGCTCTTGAAAATGGCTATCGTCATATTGATACTGCAGTAGCTTATGGTAATGAAGAAAGTGTTGGAAGAGCTATTAAAGATAGTGGAATAGATAGAGGCGACATTTTTGTTACAACAAAACTTTGGAATGATGACCAAGGTTATGAAGAAACAAAAGCGGCTTTTACAGATTCTTTAAATAAATTACAACTTGATTATGTTGATTTATATCTTATACATTGGCCAAAAGGTTATGATAAAGCTCGTGCTTCATGGCGTGCTATGGAAGAGTTATATGAGGAAGGTAAGATTCGTGCTATAGGTGTTTCTAATTTCAATATTCATCATTTGGATGATTTATTAAAAACAGCTAGAATTATGCCAGTAGTAAACCAAGTTGAATGTCATGTCGGTCTACAAAATCGTGTTCTTCAAGATTACTGCAAGAAGTTTGGTATTTATCTAGAAGCCTATGCGCCTTTGATGAGCAGTAATATAGGTGAATTATTAAATAATGAACATATGATTGAAATTGCCAAGAAATATGGTAAAACTGTTCCTCAAGTTGCTATCAGATTCTTGTTGGAAAGAAATATAATTCCTTTACCAAAATCTTCTACACCAGAACGTATTGCATCAAATAAAGATGTATTTGATTTTACACTTACTAAGGAAGATATGGATATTATAGCTACTTTGAATAATGGAAGAAAGTTATTTCCAGAGCCTGATAATATTAATTTTTAG